Proteins encoded together in one Planctomyces sp. SH-PL14 window:
- the rpoB gene encoding DNA-directed RNA polymerase subunit beta, with protein sequence MAISSERILKMPEVRHFGQIQGQFDLSDLTQIQTESYARFLQFEKRPDQRKNQGLEEILREVFPVESYDGLHRLEYIRYELGKPRYTPTECRQLRLTYGRPFRVWLRLVKEQPIEEEVYLGDMPIMLGGGEFIINGAERVVVSQLHRSPGVDFVKSDEPDRKGYSCRIIPERGSWIELAVSKKETLGVRIDQSGRFSAMTLLRAMSPEYSTSTDLLKLFYKVEHVKVKAGGDDSLVGKFAADDIAYPSGERVGEIITEVGHRITKSNAQEIIEAGVKAVDLIGEGEDSLILSSVIEDSTNSHEEALLKIYQRLRPGNPPQLEKAMALFKEKFFDVNRYRLGRVGRFRINRKFGQDISDEEMTLQPLDFINSIRYLVKLRVHDQTAHVDDIDNLGNRRLRTIDELASEELRKGFLKLRRTVQERMSMKEMENMTPRTLVNPKSVSAAIEFFFGRSELSQVVDQTNPLSMITHERRLSALGPGGLNRKRAGFEVRDVHISHYGRICPIETPEGTNIGLISSLSIYSKVDDYGFLITPYRKVVSGKIGEDVEWLRADEEANVIVAPADTVVENGKIAQERVLARWRNDVHWVEGKAVQYIDVAPAQMVGISAGLIPFLEHDDANRALMGSNMQRQAVPLLVTEPPIVGTGLEDELPKYSGMVPRAERAGKVTYVDADRVEIEGKNYPLRKYTGLNERTCLNQKPIVAVGQRVKKGEILADSAATRNGVLALGRNVLVAFMSWEGFNFEDAIILSERLVKEDVYTSIHIDEFDVEIRETKLGREEFTRDIPNVSEKALRHLDENGIVHVGTRVRPGDILVGKVTPKAKTELTPEEKLLAAIFGKAGEDVKNESLEVPSGVEGIVIHTEKFSRRMSLSEADRKKFDQDVKKVEQVGQTAVAEAFLAFVSEMDKVLGKHLTDDDGRELRSVTDHKFLSEYARKFPSAFETLDVRSPQKQADARKLFKESWPTVDDAIDDADLKLNSMKRGDELPNGVLQMVKVYVSSKRQISVGDKMAGRHGNKGVISKVLPIEDMPYLDDGTPVDIVLNPLGVPSRMNVGQILETHLGWAASKIGYRCICPVFDGCSPEVMAEALKEAELPEDGKVRLNDGRTGTTFEQKTTVGIIYMLKLHHLVDDKVHARATGPYSLITQQPLGGKARFGGQRFGEMEVWALEAYGAAYILQELLTVKSDDVEGRTKIYESMVKGENTLEAGTPASFDVLMNEIRGLCLNLQLEKAKV encoded by the coding sequence ATGGCAATCTCTTCCGAACGCATTCTCAAGATGCCGGAAGTTCGGCACTTTGGTCAGATCCAGGGGCAGTTCGACCTGTCCGATCTGACGCAGATCCAGACCGAGTCCTACGCCCGGTTTCTGCAGTTCGAGAAGCGTCCGGATCAGCGGAAGAACCAGGGCCTCGAAGAGATTCTCCGGGAAGTGTTCCCGGTCGAGAGCTATGACGGCCTGCACCGGCTCGAATACATCCGTTACGAACTCGGCAAACCCCGCTACACCCCGACGGAATGCCGTCAGCTCCGCCTGACCTACGGCCGGCCGTTCCGCGTCTGGCTGCGGCTCGTCAAGGAGCAGCCGATCGAGGAAGAAGTGTACCTCGGCGACATGCCGATCATGCTCGGCGGCGGCGAGTTCATCATCAACGGTGCCGAGCGCGTCGTTGTCAGCCAGCTTCACCGTTCGCCTGGCGTCGACTTCGTCAAGAGCGACGAGCCGGACCGCAAGGGATACAGCTGCCGCATCATTCCCGAGCGCGGAAGCTGGATCGAGCTTGCCGTCAGCAAGAAGGAAACGCTCGGCGTCCGCATCGACCAGAGCGGCCGGTTCTCGGCGATGACTCTGCTTCGGGCCATGAGCCCCGAGTATTCGACGAGCACGGACCTCCTGAAGCTGTTCTACAAGGTCGAGCACGTCAAGGTGAAGGCGGGGGGCGACGACTCGCTCGTCGGCAAGTTCGCCGCGGACGACATCGCCTATCCGTCGGGCGAGCGGGTCGGTGAGATCATCACGGAAGTCGGCCACCGCATCACGAAGTCGAATGCCCAGGAGATCATCGAAGCCGGCGTCAAGGCGGTCGATCTGATCGGCGAAGGGGAAGACTCGCTGATCCTGAGCTCGGTGATCGAAGACTCGACGAACAGCCACGAAGAGGCGCTGCTCAAGATCTACCAGCGGCTGCGGCCCGGCAACCCGCCGCAGCTCGAGAAGGCGATGGCGCTCTTCAAGGAGAAGTTCTTCGACGTCAACCGGTACCGGCTCGGCCGCGTCGGCCGGTTCCGCATCAACCGCAAGTTCGGCCAGGACATCTCCGACGAGGAGATGACCCTCCAGCCGCTCGACTTCATCAACTCGATCCGGTACCTCGTCAAGCTGCGGGTCCACGACCAGACGGCCCATGTCGACGACATCGACAACCTGGGGAACCGCCGTCTCCGCACGATCGACGAGCTCGCCTCGGAAGAGCTCCGCAAGGGTTTCCTGAAGCTCCGCCGCACCGTTCAGGAGCGGATGAGCATGAAGGAAATGGAGAACATGACCCCCCGGACGCTCGTCAACCCGAAGAGCGTCTCGGCGGCGATCGAGTTCTTCTTCGGTCGGAGCGAACTGTCCCAGGTCGTCGACCAGACGAACCCGCTCTCGATGATCACTCACGAGCGGCGCCTGTCGGCCCTCGGTCCCGGCGGTCTCAACCGGAAGCGGGCGGGCTTCGAAGTCCGCGACGTGCACATCTCGCACTACGGCCGCATCTGCCCGATCGAGACGCCCGAAGGTACGAACATCGGCCTGATCTCGAGCCTCAGCATCTATTCCAAGGTGGATGACTACGGCTTCCTGATCACGCCGTACCGGAAGGTGGTGAGCGGCAAGATCGGCGAAGACGTCGAGTGGCTGCGGGCGGACGAAGAAGCGAACGTGATCGTGGCTCCGGCCGATACGGTCGTCGAGAACGGCAAGATCGCCCAGGAACGCGTCCTCGCCCGCTGGCGGAACGACGTGCACTGGGTGGAAGGGAAGGCGGTTCAGTACATCGATGTCGCCCCGGCCCAGATGGTCGGGATCTCGGCCGGTCTGATCCCATTCCTCGAGCACGACGACGCCAACCGGGCCCTGATGGGTTCGAACATGCAACGGCAGGCGGTGCCGCTCCTGGTCACCGAGCCGCCGATCGTCGGCACCGGTCTCGAAGACGAGTTGCCGAAGTACTCCGGGATGGTTCCCCGCGCCGAACGGGCGGGCAAGGTGACCTACGTCGACGCGGACCGCGTCGAGATCGAAGGGAAGAACTACCCGCTCCGCAAGTACACCGGCCTCAACGAGCGGACCTGCCTCAACCAGAAGCCGATCGTCGCCGTCGGCCAGCGGGTCAAGAAGGGGGAGATCCTCGCCGACAGTGCCGCGACCCGGAACGGCGTGCTGGCCCTCGGCCGGAACGTCCTCGTCGCCTTCATGTCGTGGGAAGGGTTCAACTTCGAAGACGCCATCATTCTGTCCGAGCGGCTCGTGAAGGAAGACGTCTACACGTCGATCCACATCGACGAGTTCGACGTCGAAATCCGCGAGACGAAGCTCGGCCGGGAAGAGTTCACCCGCGACATCCCGAACGTCAGCGAGAAGGCGCTCCGCCATCTCGATGAGAACGGGATCGTCCACGTCGGAACGCGCGTCCGCCCCGGCGACATCCTCGTCGGGAAGGTCACGCCGAAGGCCAAGACCGAGCTGACGCCGGAAGAAAAGCTCCTCGCGGCGATCTTCGGCAAGGCCGGGGAAGACGTGAAGAACGAGTCCCTCGAAGTCCCGTCGGGCGTCGAAGGGATCGTCATCCACACCGAGAAGTTCTCGCGGCGGATGAGCCTGTCGGAAGCGGACCGCAAGAAGTTCGACCAGGACGTCAAGAAGGTCGAGCAGGTTGGCCAGACGGCCGTGGCCGAAGCCTTCCTGGCATTCGTTTCCGAGATGGACAAGGTCCTTGGCAAGCACCTGACCGACGACGACGGCCGCGAGCTCCGCTCGGTGACGGACCACAAGTTCCTCTCCGAGTACGCCCGCAAGTTCCCGTCGGCCTTCGAGACGCTGGACGTCCGCAGCCCGCAGAAGCAGGCCGACGCCCGCAAGCTCTTCAAGGAGTCGTGGCCGACTGTCGACGACGCGATCGACGACGCGGACCTCAAGCTCAACAGCATGAAGCGCGGGGACGAACTCCCGAACGGCGTGCTGCAGATGGTCAAGGTCTACGTCTCCTCGAAGCGGCAGATCTCCGTCGGGGACAAGATGGCCGGACGGCACGGGAACAAGGGGGTCATCTCCAAGGTCCTGCCGATCGAAGACATGCCGTACCTCGACGACGGCACGCCGGTCGACATCGTCCTCAACCCGCTGGGGGTGCCGAGCCGTATGAACGTCGGTCAGATCCTCGAGACCCACCTGGGGTGGGCCGCCTCGAAGATCGGCTACCGCTGTATCTGCCCGGTGTTCGACGGCTGCAGCCCGGAAGTCATGGCCGAGGCTCTCAAGGAAGCCGAGCTGCCGGAAGACGGAAAGGTCCGCCTGAACGACGGCCGGACGGGAACGACGTTCGAGCAGAAGACGACCGTCGGGATCATCTACATGCTCAAGCTGCACCACCTCGTCGACGACAAGGTGCACGCCCGGGCGACCGGACCCTACTCGCTCATCACCCAGCAGCCGCTGGGCGGAAAGGCCCGCTTCGGCGGTCAGCGGTTCGGGGAGATGGAAGTGTGGGCCCTCGAAGCGTACGGGGCGGCCTACATCCTCCAGGAGCTCCTCACCGTCAAGAGCGACGACGTGGAAGGCCGGACCAAGATTTACGAGTCGATGGTCAAGGGAGAGAACACGCTGGAAGCGGGCACCCCCGCCAGCTTCGACGTGCTCATGAACGAAATCCGCGGCCTGTGCCTCAATCTCCAGCTGGAGAAGGCCAAGGTCTGA